A genomic window from Peromyscus maniculatus bairdii isolate BWxNUB_F1_BW_parent chromosome 1, HU_Pman_BW_mat_3.1, whole genome shotgun sequence includes:
- the LOC143272833 gene encoding leukocyte immunoglobulin-like receptor subfamily B member 4A isoform X2, protein MVPMLRMLLCLGLSVGQKTAVLAGTLTKPKIWAEPHSVIASNAPVTIWCQGSWEAKKYLLLKEGSTDPWDRQYPLESLDKAKFYIQHMTASFAGIYKCYYKSPAGWSEHSDTLELVLTGAYDKPSLSVWPSPVVTSGETITMQCNSSLGFGGFILIQEGKHHLQRTLDSQQSANWNFQAHFVLDPVTTIHNGTYRCYGYFRNQPQVWSKSSDSLYLLVSDSKDQSLIHTENEPTASQHESHTVENLIRMIMAALVLVTLLFLLLVAWHRKKMEQDTTRR, encoded by the exons ATGGTCCCCATGCTCAGAATGCTGTTGTGTCTTG gactGAGTGTGGGACAGAAGACTGCAGTCCTGGCAG GAACCCTCACAAAACCCAAAATCTGGGCTGAGCCACACTCTGTGATTGCCTCAAATGCACCTGTTACTATTTGGTGTCAGGGGTCCTGGGAGGCCAAGAAGTACCTTTTGCTTAAAGAGGGAAGCACGGATCCTTGGGACAGACAATACCCTCTGGAAAGCTTGGACAAGGCTAAGTTCTACATCCAACACATGACAGCTTCCTTTGCAGGGATATATAAGTGTTACTATAAGAGCCCTGCTGGCTGGTCAGAGCACAGTGACACCCTGGAACTGGTGCTAACAG GAGCCTATGATAAACCAAGCCTGTCTGTCTGGCCCAGTCCTGTTGTAACCTCAGGTGAGACCATAACCATGCAGTGTAATTCATCACTGGGATTTGGCGGATTCATTCTGATCCAGGAAGGAAAACACCACCTCCAACGGACCCTGGACTCACAGCAAAGTGCCAATTGGAATTTTCAGGCTCATTTTGTTCTGGACCCTGTGACCACCATCCACAATGGTACATACAGATGTTATGGATATTTTAGGAACCAACCCCAGGTGTGGTCAAAATCAAGTGACTCCCTTTACCTCTTGGTCTCAG ATTCCAAGGACCAGTCTCTCATCCACACTGAGAATG AACCCACAGCCTCACAGCATGAAAGTCACACAGTTGAAAATCTCATCCGAATGATCATGGCTGCCTTGGTTCTAGTGACTCTATTGTTTCTGCTGTTAGTAGCTTGgcacaggaagaaaatggaacAAGATACAACcagaagataa
- the LOC143272833 gene encoding leukocyte immunoglobulin-like receptor subfamily B member 4A isoform X1, with product MILTLSLRLKKSLRVNFLSGLSVGQKTAVLAGTLTKPKIWAEPHSVIASNAPVTIWCQGSWEAKKYLLLKEGSTDPWDRQYPLESLDKAKFYIQHMTASFAGIYKCYYKSPAGWSEHSDTLELVLTGAYDKPSLSVWPSPVVTSGETITMQCNSSLGFGGFILIQEGKHHLQRTLDSQQSANWNFQAHFVLDPVTTIHNGTYRCYGYFRNQPQVWSKSSDSLYLLVSDSKDQSLIHTENEPTASQHESHTVENLIRMIMAALVLVTLLFLLLVAWHRKKMEQDTTRR from the exons ATGATATTGACCCTGTCTCTCAGACTGAAAAAATCTCTCAGAGtgaattttctttcaggactGAGTGTGGGACAGAAGACTGCAGTCCTGGCAG GAACCCTCACAAAACCCAAAATCTGGGCTGAGCCACACTCTGTGATTGCCTCAAATGCACCTGTTACTATTTGGTGTCAGGGGTCCTGGGAGGCCAAGAAGTACCTTTTGCTTAAAGAGGGAAGCACGGATCCTTGGGACAGACAATACCCTCTGGAAAGCTTGGACAAGGCTAAGTTCTACATCCAACACATGACAGCTTCCTTTGCAGGGATATATAAGTGTTACTATAAGAGCCCTGCTGGCTGGTCAGAGCACAGTGACACCCTGGAACTGGTGCTAACAG GAGCCTATGATAAACCAAGCCTGTCTGTCTGGCCCAGTCCTGTTGTAACCTCAGGTGAGACCATAACCATGCAGTGTAATTCATCACTGGGATTTGGCGGATTCATTCTGATCCAGGAAGGAAAACACCACCTCCAACGGACCCTGGACTCACAGCAAAGTGCCAATTGGAATTTTCAGGCTCATTTTGTTCTGGACCCTGTGACCACCATCCACAATGGTACATACAGATGTTATGGATATTTTAGGAACCAACCCCAGGTGTGGTCAAAATCAAGTGACTCCCTTTACCTCTTGGTCTCAG ATTCCAAGGACCAGTCTCTCATCCACACTGAGAATG AACCCACAGCCTCACAGCATGAAAGTCACACAGTTGAAAATCTCATCCGAATGATCATGGCTGCCTTGGTTCTAGTGACTCTATTGTTTCTGCTGTTAGTAGCTTGgcacaggaagaaaatggaacAAGATACAACcagaagataa